Genomic segment of Roseofilum casamattae BLCC-M143:
TATTTACATATAGGAATCATTTCTCCAATAAAGAGAAAATCATTTCCCGAAATCGCTAAGGCAGTTGGGATAATAAGTCACGTCAATCAATTTCAATCGTTTTATCCTTCCGGATAATTAGTGGTTTTCCTATTCATTGAAATCGGAGAGTGAGAGCCTATTTATAAAGAAAAGATTTAGGAAGCCAAACGACGTAACATCAGGTGGGTCATGACAGCATAAATGGCTGCTTCACTCACTTCCGGTAACTTCTCATAATCTTTAGACAAACGGTAATATCGATTCCACCAGCCAAATGTTCGCTCGACGAGCCATCTCTTCGGCAAGGCCTCAAATTCTTTACTTTTACGCTTCACCACTTCTACTCTGGCCTGAGTCATTAACCAAACTCCCAAAGCAAATTTATCACCACTATAACCCGAATCTGCCCAGATAACTTGTACTTTTTCCAACACTTGTGGTTGCTCTTCCACGAGTTCGCATAATGCATAGCTGGCCAAAGTGCGCTCGCTACTGTTACCTTCAGCC
This window contains:
- a CDS encoding transposase, whose amino-acid sequence is AEGNSSERTLASYALCELVEEQPQVLEKVQVIWADSGYSGDKFALGVWLMTQARVEVVKRKSKEFEALPKRWLVERTFGWWNRYYRLSKDYEKLPEVSEAAIYAVMTHLMLRRLAS